TAAAAATTCATCAACAAGATTTTTGTAATCTATCGCCGCATTGGAATAACTTCTATAGGAAAATATATCCTTCTGCTGTTTCATTGAATTTAGTATATTCTGGTCTTCCCTCACTGAAATTTCAGAAAATTCATTATTGGAAAAATATTTCATAAGTTCATCTTTTGTTTCCTTGTAGACTATTGTATTCTGTTTTGTCTGCACAAGGAATATCTTCCTTATTTCAAGTTTTGGATTAATTACCCTTGAAATATCATACATATTAAGTAAATCTGCCAGTCCATTTATATCTATAGCTGAACTTTTAGAAGGGGCAAAAATATAATCAGTTGCCTTTAAAACTGCTTTTGTAAGGTTATTTACAGTTCCCTCTGTATCAAATATAACATAATCATAGTCTTCAAACAGGTAAAGTATATTTACAATACTGTCAATTTGAGACTGTGCATCCTGATTTTCAACTATAAAATAGCCGTCCATTTTATTTAACTCAGCATCTGAAATTATTATATCAATCCCATTTTTTTCTATTATATATTTTTTTAAATCAAATACATTTAATTTTTCGTACTGTTCTTTTATTAAATGAAACAATGTATTTTCATTTTTCAATCCCAGATATACTGAAACTGCTCCTCTTGCATCAGCATCAATTAACAGAACTTTTTTACCTCTATTATGCAAAGCATATGAGATATTTACCGCCGTTACTGTCTTTCCTGCTCCACCTTTCGGATTAACAACAGAAATTATTTTCATTTTTTCCTCCATTTTTATATTTTATATTGTCGCACACGTGCGACAATATTTTTCATTTATTTATATTATACCTTAATAATCTATTTTTTTAAAGTAAATATGGAAATGTATAATGTCAGTTATTTTGAGAAAATCAATAAAAAAGAGCTATTTAGAAGAAAAAAATGAATTTTCATATGAAAATTATATTTTTGAATTATTTAAAATTTTACAATATAAAACAGGAAATGAATTTAGAAAAAGTCATCTGTTTGAGCTTTTAGGCGAGTTTTTGACTTTTCCTTAATGAATGACTGTTTTATATGAGTAAAATTTTAGTAAATGAATAAATATAATTTTTATGTGATTAATTCATGATTTTTCTAACTTAATCAGCTCCTCTGTATTTAATGTTTTCTCAAAATAACTAACATCTTACCTTTTTTAAATGTTACTTTACATTCATCAGAAGTTATTATGTTACTGACAAGGCGGGAAATTTTTCTTTCTACATCAAGATTGAAAGTTTCATATTTAAATCCTTTTAATGTCAGTTTTTCTATTATTTCATCTAATGGAATTATTGAGAATCCATAATCTTTCCTATTATTTATCGAAAAAGATTCATCCTTATAAAAAATTTCTTCATCTTCTGATAAAATCGTAATATTAGGATATTTTTCCATAAGAAATAAATTACTCAATGTCAAATCTATTCTTTTTCCTAAAGCACCTAAAATATTAATAGATTTATATTTAAAGCCATTTTTCTTTTCCAGTTCATTTATTTTTTGCAGAATTAATTCAAAATCAGTATAATCTTTTTCAGGATTATATTTCACTATATTTATTCCCTGTGTTTTGAAGTATTCCAGAACAGGATTATCTATTGAATCTAGATCACCTATTATATAAGATGGTCTTTTACTGTATTTATATGCATAATTAGCTCCTCCGTCTGCACATAAAAGAACTGTCTCCTCATCAAACAGTCTGTCTATAAATTCCTGCGAATATTTATATTCTCCATTTAAAAATACAACTGCCTTCATGTCATCATCCTTTTTTATAAAATATATGTCTGTATTTTCTATGTAATTTTTTACTAATTGATTTCATAAAAAAACATGACCCTGAAAATTCTTATATTTTAAATTTTTAATTTTCATAGGTCATGTCTATACTCACCTCTTATTTTACATATTTTACATTTTAAAGTTTTTTATGTGAGATACTTCTAAAATAATGCTACTGTCTCAATTCTGCCATATAATCCTTTTTCATTTTAGCCAGAATCTTATCAATAATATCATTAATCTCCTTTTCTTCAAGAGTTTTAGAGTCATCTCTTAACAGAATACTTATAGCTACACTCTTTTTACCAGGTTCTACTCCTATTCCCTGATAAATATCAAACAATTCCACTTTTTCAACCTTTTTATCTATTTTTTCAATTGTTTTCAGAACATCCCCAACCAGTATATTTTCATTCATTACAAGGGCAAGGTCTCTTGGAACTGCAGGATATTTAACAATTCCCTGATAAACAAATGGTTTATTTATGTACTTTTTAATTAGCTCAATATTAAATTCTGCAACTAGTACAGTCTTTTTATTCAATCCAAAATTTTCAAGAACATCAGGATGTATTTCCCCAAAACTTCCTATGTATTCTTTTCCAACAAACACATCAGCTGATCTTCCTGGATGGAATTCAGTCTGTACAGATCTTTTTATTGAAAAATTTTGAAATTTCAATTTTGAGAAAATTTCTTCCACAATTCCTTTTAAATCATAAAAGTCATAGTGAACAGGTTTTGGATTCCATAAAGTCTTGTCATTTTCACCTGCCAGAATAATTCCCACTTTTATATCTTCTTTTGCAAGTTCTTCAGCTTTTTCAAACGTTCTGCTTACTTCAAAGAACCTTATATTTGAGACATTTCTGTTCATATTATCCTTGGCATTTTTTATAAGACTGTACAGTAATGTAGGTCTCATTGTAACAAAATCTTCTGTTATTGGATTTGAAATATCAATCAGTTTATCTTCTGAAACTCCTGTAAACTTCAGTTTCTGCAATGCATCTTTAGGAATAAAGCTGTAGTTTATAACTTCCTTCAATCCTACGCTTGCACATATAGTTTTTACCCTGTCAGTAAGTTTTGTAGTATCAAGAGTTGAATTCTTGTTTATATCCACTCTTGGAAGAATATTTTCTATATTATCAAAACCGTACATTCTTATTACTTCTTCAAAATAATCCTGTTCAAGTTCCAGGTCTCCTCTGTATGAAGGAGCTGTAAGAGTAAGCGTTTCACCATTATCTTTAACATCTATCTCAAGATTTCTCAAAATTTCTATTACTTTTTCCCTAGGAATAACTTTTCCAACAAATCTGTTAAGTCTTTCAAAATTAAGTTCTGCTACTTTATTTTCATATGGAACAGGATAAACATCCACATAACCGTTTAGAATTTCCCCTCCTGCCACTTCCTGTATAAGATTTGCAAGTCTGTTTATTACTTTTATTGAATCTTCTACATCAATTCCTCTTTCAAATCTGTATGAAGAATCACTTGATAAAGTCAGTCTTCTTGAAGTTTTTCTTACATTCTGAGGATTAAACTGTGCAACTTCCAGAAGAATATTTTTCGTATTATCTGTAACTTCTGAATCAAGTCCTCCCATAACACCACCGAGGGCAAGTATCTTCTTACTGTCACATATTACAATGTCCCCGTCTTCAAGCTCTCTTTCCTGCTCATCAAGAGTTACAAGTTTATCCCCTTTTACCGCTGATTTTACTTTTATTTCATTTCCCTCGATTTTATCAAGGTCAAAAACATGGTTAGGGTGATTTATTTCCATAAGAATAAAGTTGGATACATCAACTATGTTGTTGATACTTCTAAGTCCAACAGATTCTATTCTTTCCTTAAGCCATTTTGGACTTTCCTTTACTGTCACATTTTTCAGAATTCTTGTTACATATCTTCTGGAAAGATTACTGTCTTCTATAGTAACTTTTACATTATCTGACGTTTTCTCTTCGATTTCATTTTTTATTTCTGTTTCAGGATATTTAAGCTCCTTACCGTAATATGCTGAAAGCTCCCTTGCAATCCCAATGTGCGAAAGACAGTCAGGCCTGTTTGGAGTTATTTCCAGTTCAAATACAGTATCGTTTATTCCTAGATAATCCTTAAAAGGTACACCTATCGGAGCATCTTCAGGAAGTATTATAATTCCGTCCTTGTCGCTTCCTATTCCAAGTTCTACTTCGGAACAAAGCATTCCACACGATTCTTTTCCTCTTATTTTACCTTTTTTTATAACAAAATCTTCACTTAACTTTGCCCCTATCTGTGCCAACACCACTTTATCCCCAGCTTTATGATTTGAAGCTCCGCATACAATCTGAAGTATTTCTTTACCATTATCCACTTTACATACTGTCAGATGGTCAGAATCAGGATGCATTTCCTTTTCTATAATCTTTGCAGTCACAACATTTTCCAAATTGCTTCCTGCTATTTCTATTTTTTCAACTTCCTGTCCTATCATAGTCAGGGAGTTTTCCATTTCATTTATTTCTATTCCGTCTAAATCTATATATTGCTTTAACCAATTTAAAGAAATTAGCATTTTTCCTCCTTAATTTTCTTTTTCTTGTACTATTACAGTACATTCTTTTCTTCTTTCAGGAATTTAAAATCATTTGACCAATATTGAGATTCAGATTTATAAATTCCTATTTAGTATTAGAACTGATCTAAAAATCTTACATCATTTTCAAAAAATGCCCTTAAATCATCGATTCCATATTTTAACATTGTAATTCTTTCAAGTCCAAGTCCAAATGCAAATCCCTGATATTTCTTAGGATCTATCCCCACTCCTTCAAGAACTTTTGGATTTACCATTCCGCTTCCAAGAATTTCAAGCCATCCGGTTCCTTTACATACTCTACATCCTTTTCCTTTACATACACCACATTCAACATCCATTTCTGCCGAAGGTTCTGTAAATGGGAAAAAGTGAGGTCTGAATCTTACATTTCTTTCTTTTCCGAATATTTTCTTTACAACATTTTCAAGTATTGCCTTAAAGTTTGCAAAAGAAACATCTTCCCCTATCATAAGTCCTTCCATCTGGTGGAACATAGGAGTGTGGGATACGTCATAATCAGGTCTGTAAACCTTTCCAATAGACACCATTCTAAAAGGAGGTTTCCTATCAAGCATGTATCTTATCTGCATTCCTGAAGTCTGTGTTCTAAGCACTACATCATCCTGAATATAAAAAGTATCTGATACTTCTCTTGAAGGATGCGTTTTTGGAATGTTTAATGCATCAAAATTGTATTTTACATATTCAATTTCAGGTCCGTCAACAATGTCAAACCCCATATCAGAAACTATTTCCTTTATTTCAGCAACCGTTTTTGTCAATGGATGAAGGGATCCTTCATTTGCTTTTCTTCCAGGTAGTGTAATATCTATAGTTTCATTTTTCAGTCTTTCCTGTTTTGCCATTTCCTTTAATGTATTAAGTTTTTCATCAAATCTGTCCTGCAGAACAACTTTTAATTCATTTGTCACTTTACCAAATTCAGCTCTTTTTTTAGCTGCAATTTCTGCCATTCCCTTCATTATGGCTGTAAATTCTCCCTTTTTACCTAAAACCTTTACCTTCAGGTCATTCAGCTCATCAAGATTTCCTACATTATTAAGTTTTTCCAGCACGTCCTCTCTTAAACGGGACAGTTTTTCCAACATATTTCCTCCTTAACTTATACCAAACATTTATACTTTCGTTTTATATATATTATTTTCATTTTATATTTAACTTAGATTATATCACAATTTATAACTAATTTGTACCTTTAAGAGAATTATTAATTGAAAAAGTTTTATATTAATGTTATTATCAGATGGGAGAGAAATTCATATTCAGAAAGGACAATATGAAAATAATATACGTTATACTTGGATTTGTTTCCATGGGGCTCGGAATTGCCGGCTCTTTTCTACCGGGACTTCCTACAGTGCCTTTTCTTCTTCTGGCCAGTTTCTGCTTTGCGAGGGGATCTGAAAGATTTCATGGATGGTTCACCCAGACAAAGATATATAAGAATTATCTGGAAGATTTTGAAAAGAACAGAAGTATGACTCTAAAAACAAAAATAGGATTATTGTGCCTATCGAGTACAATGATTGCTTTTCCAATTTTTTTTGTAAAAAATAACTATTTACGGTTAGCACTTATTCTAGCTGTAATATTTAAATATTACTATTTCATATTCTGTATAAAAACTTCAAAACTGGATAAGTAATATAATAAAACTATCTCATAAATTGCTTTTACGCCTTTTACGAGATAGTTTTTTCTATATTATATATTTTATTTTTAAAAATGGCGGAAGTAGAGGGACTCGAACCCACAAGACGTTTAACCGCCCACAGCTTTCCAAGCTGCTGCCCTACCATTAGGCGATACTTCCGCAAAATTACTCACAAAAGTCATTATACTAAACTTATACTTAAAAGTCAATGGTATGACAGAATTATTTGATTTTATTCAAAGAAATATCCTTATCTTTGGTATTCTTACATTTTTCAATATTACTTCCTGTTCTGAATTTAAAAATTATTTCCTATTGTTTTCCTAATTTTATCACATTTTTAGGCTATTACCATTAAATAATTTCTGTAATCACTTCAAAAATCCAGTTTCAGGCTCTATAATATATCTTCTATTTAAATATAATAAGTAGAACTCCCGCTGCAACTGCAGATCCTATTACTCCGGCAACATTAGGTCCCATTGCATGCATAAGAAGAAAGTTGCTTGGATTTTCCTCCTGACCTATTTTCTGTACAACCCTCGCTGCCATAGGCACAGCAGAAACTCCTGCCGCTCCTATCATAGGATTAACTTTTCCACCACTCAGTTTGCACATTATTTTCCCAAACAGTACTCCCCCCACAGTTCCAAATGCAAAGGCAAACAATCCTAACGCCAATATTTTCAACGTTGTAACATTCAGGAATGTATGGGCATTTGCTGTAGCTCCTACTGTTACTCCAAGTACAATCGTTATGCAGTAGAGCATTGCACCTTTTACATGTTCAACAAGGTTTCCGACTACTCCAGATTCCTTTATAAGATTTCCCAGCATAAGCATCCCTATAAGAGGAGCCGCAGAAGGTATAAGAAGCGTAACTACTATTGTTACTGCTATAGGAAATAAGATTTTTTCACCTTTACTTACTTCCCTCAGTTGTACCATTTTTATCTGTCTTTCCTTTTTTGTTGTAAGCAGTTTTATTATTGGTGGCTGTATTATAGGTACTAATGCCATATAGGAATACGCTGCAACTGCTATTGGACCAAGCAGGGCAGGTGCCAGTTTTGTTGTTGTATAAATTGCTGTAGGTCCGTCCGCTCCTCCGATTATTCCTATGGAAGCCGCTTCCCTTCCTGTAAGACCTAGCAATATTGCACCTATAAATGCGATAAATATTCCCAGCTGTGCTGCCGCTCCAAGCAGAAGGCTTTTAGGATTGGCTATTAACGGTCCAAAATCAGTACTCGCACCTATTGCCAAAAATATCAATGGCGGATATATACCAAGTTTTACTCCCTGGTACAGATAATACAATAATCCTCCAGGTTCCATCATTCCTTCATTTGGTACTCCTGGCAGGTTCACAAGAAGCATTCCGAAAGATATGGGTAACAGTAAATATGGCTCATATTTTTTTCTTATTGCAAGATACAGTAAAATAAGTGCAACTATTATCATTATAAACTGCTGCCACGTCAGCATGGCCAGTCCTGTTGTACTATAAAGTGTTTTCAGTAACTCCATTTCCTTCTCCTTTCGTAACTATGACAAACTGATAAGTAATGCCCCAGTTTCCACAGTATCTCCTTTAGATATATGTATTCCTTCCACAGTAGCATCTACAGGGGCAGCTATAGGATTTTCCATTTTCATTGCCTCAAGTACTATCAATGTTTCTCCTGCCTTCACCTTCTGCCCTGGAGAAACATTTACACCTACTACAAGTCCTTGCATAGGTGCTTCAACTTTTATATTTCCTACCTTTTGTTCTGTTATCTTGTCCTCTGGTTTTTCCGGCTTTTCTTCTTTTATAGTTTCAGGCTTTGCAGCTTCAATTTTTCCTTCCTTTTCACTTACTGCTTCCAGTTCTACTTCATAAACTTTGTCTCCAATTTTTATTTTATATAATTTTATCATAACAATCTCCCTGCAGGTTATATTTACGTTCATTCAGGATAACGTATAATCCTTTTTTTATGTTTTACCTGTTTACTGATTTACTTCCCTTATTGATTGTACCTTTATATAGGCATTGTCAATTTCTCCGGCTGCATCTATAACTGCGGCTGCAACAGCTGCAAGCATTTTCTCATCCTTTATGTCTTCCGGTCCTATTTTCTTTCCTTCTGATGCAGAATTTTCCGATGAAACAGAAAATGCATCTGCTAACGGTTTAACTGTAACTTTTTTATTTTCAGTTACTTTCTTTTCAGAAGGAAGATATTTTAAAAGGGATAGTATAAAAGAAATCAGAATCAAAACTAAAAATACTGTCAGCATACTCACTACTGTTATAACCAGCGAATCTCCAAATGTTATCGGAGAATCTCCATATATTATTTTCATTCATTTCTCCTTTCACTTAAAATACTACATTTATAGTCTGTACTTTTATTTCTTCTTGAGGATTATTACGTTTTTCAAAATATGTCTGTGCCACCTGAGGGAACATTGCGTAAGTCAGTACATCCTCTTCGTTTCTGGCAAGATTTCCCACTTCTTTTTTTATTTCGTCATATTCATTAGTTAAAAGATCTGCAGGTCTTCCTGTAAATACTTCCTCATCTCCTATTATTTTTTTCTTCATTTCCTCTGAAATAGGGACAGGTGATTTTCCGTACATTCCCCTTACATAATCTTTTATTTCCTTAGGTATCATCTTATATCTTTCTCCTGTCAGGACATTGAATACCGACTGGGTTCCAATCATTTGGCTCATAGGAGTTACTAATGGAGGATATCCTAAATCTTCCCTTACTTTCGGTATTTCCTTCAGTACATCTTCATATCTGTTTTCTGCCTTCTGTGCCTTTAACTGTGAGAGCATATTTGAAAGCATTCCACCTGGAAGCTGGTATTCCACTATGTTTGGTTCTGTACACAATGCCTGAGGATTTAATGTTCCTTTATCAAGATATTTTTTTCTTATTGGTTTAAAATATTCTGCAATTTCCTTTAACAGACTAAGATCAATTCCTGTATCATGTTCTGTTCCCTGAAGGGTTCTCACAAGGGATTCCGTAGTTGGCTGCGAAGTTCCTCCTGAAAGTGGTGAAATTGCAGTATCAACTATGTCTATTCCCGCTTCCACCGATTTAAGATTTGTCATTGCTCCTAGCCCTGCAGTATTGTGGGTATGTACTTCTATTGGAACGCTTATTACTTTTTTCAGTTCAGTTACAAGTTCATAAGCCCTATATGGAAGAAGTATTCCTGCCATATCCTTTATTGCTATGGAATCTGCTCCCATATTCTGCATTTCCAGTGCAAGATTCTTATAATATTCTATTGTGTGGACAGGACTTATTGTGTAACATATTGCAAGCTGGCTGTGTCCTCCATATTTTTTAGTACTTTCCGATGCCTGACGTATATTTCTTACATCGTTTAAGGCATCAAAAGTTCTTATTATATCTATTCCATTTTTTATTGATTTTTCAACGAATTTCTCTACTATGTCATCTGCATAATGTCTGTATCCTAAAAGATTCTGTCCCCTCAGAAGCATCTGAAGCTTTGTATTTTTTGCCCTTTTCCTTATTTCCCGTAATCTTTCCCATGGATCCTCATTTAAAAATCTGATTGCCGAATCAAAAGTTGCTCCTCCCCATACTTCGAGGGCATAATATCCTGCACGATC
The sequence above is a segment of the Leptotrichia sp. oral taxon 215 str. W9775 genome. Coding sequences within it:
- a CDS encoding YbaN family protein, whose product is MKIIYVILGFVSMGLGIAGSFLPGLPTVPFLLLASFCFARGSERFHGWFTQTKIYKNYLEDFEKNRSMTLKTKIGLLCLSSTMIAFPIFFVKNNYLRLALILAVIFKYYYFIFCIKTSKLDK
- a CDS encoding ParA family protein — protein: MKIISVVNPKGGAGKTVTAVNISYALHNRGKKVLLIDADARGAVSVYLGLKNENTLFHLIKEQYEKLNVFDLKKYIIEKNGIDIIISDAELNKMDGYFIVENQDAQSQIDSIVNILYLFEDYDYVIFDTEGTVNNLTKAVLKATDYIFAPSKSSAIDINGLADLLNMYDISRVINPKLEIRKIFLVQTKQNTIVYKETKDELMKYFSNNEFSEISVREDQNILNSMKQQKDIFSYRSYSNAAIDYKNLVDEFLEEEEENEY
- the pheS gene encoding phenylalanine--tRNA ligase subunit alpha, with the protein product MLEKLSRLREDVLEKLNNVGNLDELNDLKVKVLGKKGEFTAIMKGMAEIAAKKRAEFGKVTNELKVVLQDRFDEKLNTLKEMAKQERLKNETIDITLPGRKANEGSLHPLTKTVAEIKEIVSDMGFDIVDGPEIEYVKYNFDALNIPKTHPSREVSDTFYIQDDVVLRTQTSGMQIRYMLDRKPPFRMVSIGKVYRPDYDVSHTPMFHQMEGLMIGEDVSFANFKAILENVVKKIFGKERNVRFRPHFFPFTEPSAEMDVECGVCKGKGCRVCKGTGWLEILGSGMVNPKVLEGVGIDPKKYQGFAFGLGLERITMLKYGIDDLRAFFENDVRFLDQF
- a CDS encoding sodium ion-translocating decarboxylase subunit beta, producing MELLKTLYSTTGLAMLTWQQFIMIIVALILLYLAIRKKYEPYLLLPISFGMLLVNLPGVPNEGMMEPGGLLYYLYQGVKLGIYPPLIFLAIGASTDFGPLIANPKSLLLGAAAQLGIFIAFIGAILLGLTGREAASIGIIGGADGPTAIYTTTKLAPALLGPIAVAAYSYMALVPIIQPPIIKLLTTKKERQIKMVQLREVSKGEKILFPIAVTIVVTLLIPSAAPLIGMLMLGNLIKESGVVGNLVEHVKGAMLYCITIVLGVTVGATANAHTFLNVTTLKILALGLFAFAFGTVGGVLFGKIMCKLSGGKVNPMIGAAGVSAVPMAARVVQKIGQEENPSNFLLMHAMGPNVAGVIGSAVAAGVLLIIFK
- a CDS encoding thiamine diphosphokinase produces the protein MKAVVFLNGEYKYSQEFIDRLFDEETVLLCADGGANYAYKYSKRPSYIIGDLDSIDNPVLEYFKTQGINIVKYNPEKDYTDFELILQKINELEKKNGFKYKSINILGALGKRIDLTLSNLFLMEKYPNITILSEDEEIFYKDESFSINNRKDYGFSIIPLDEIIEKLTLKGFKYETFNLDVERKISRLVSNIITSDECKVTFKKGKMLVILRKH
- a CDS encoding oxaloacetate decarboxylase subunit alpha; this translates as MSRVKITETSLRDGHQSLMATRLTTAEILPIVEKMDRAGYYALEVWGGATFDSAIRFLNEDPWERLREIRKRAKNTKLQMLLRGQNLLGYRHYADDIVEKFVEKSIKNGIDIIRTFDALNDVRNIRQASESTKKYGGHSQLAICYTISPVHTIEYYKNLALEMQNMGADSIAIKDMAGILLPYRAYELVTELKKVISVPIEVHTHNTAGLGAMTNLKSVEAGIDIVDTAISPLSGGTSQPTTESLVRTLQGTEHDTGIDLSLLKEIAEYFKPIRKKYLDKGTLNPQALCTEPNIVEYQLPGGMLSNMLSQLKAQKAENRYEDVLKEIPKVREDLGYPPLVTPMSQMIGTQSVFNVLTGERYKMIPKEIKDYVRGMYGKSPVPISEEMKKKIIGDEEVFTGRPADLLTNEYDEIKKEVGNLARNEEDVLTYAMFPQVAQTYFEKRNNPQEEIKVQTINVVF
- a CDS encoding biotin/lipoyl-containing protein; the encoded protein is MIKLYKIKIGDKVYEVELEAVSEKEGKIEAAKPETIKEEKPEKPEDKITEQKVGNIKVEAPMQGLVVGVNVSPGQKVKAGETLIVLEAMKMENPIAAPVDATVEGIHISKGDTVETGALLISLS
- the pheT gene encoding phenylalanine--tRNA ligase subunit beta, whose protein sequence is MLISLNWLKQYIDLDGIEINEMENSLTMIGQEVEKIEIAGSNLENVVTAKIIEKEMHPDSDHLTVCKVDNGKEILQIVCGASNHKAGDKVVLAQIGAKLSEDFVIKKGKIRGKESCGMLCSEVELGIGSDKDGIIILPEDAPIGVPFKDYLGINDTVFELEITPNRPDCLSHIGIARELSAYYGKELKYPETEIKNEIEEKTSDNVKVTIEDSNLSRRYVTRILKNVTVKESPKWLKERIESVGLRSINNIVDVSNFILMEINHPNHVFDLDKIEGNEIKVKSAVKGDKLVTLDEQERELEDGDIVICDSKKILALGGVMGGLDSEVTDNTKNILLEVAQFNPQNVRKTSRRLTLSSDSSYRFERGIDVEDSIKVINRLANLIQEVAGGEILNGYVDVYPVPYENKVAELNFERLNRFVGKVIPREKVIEILRNLEIDVKDNGETLTLTAPSYRGDLELEQDYFEEVIRMYGFDNIENILPRVDINKNSTLDTTKLTDRVKTICASVGLKEVINYSFIPKDALQKLKFTGVSEDKLIDISNPITEDFVTMRPTLLYSLIKNAKDNMNRNVSNIRFFEVSRTFEKAEELAKEDIKVGIILAGENDKTLWNPKPVHYDFYDLKGIVEEIFSKLKFQNFSIKRSVQTEFHPGRSADVFVGKEYIGSFGEIHPDVLENFGLNKKTVLVAEFNIELIKKYINKPFVYQGIVKYPAVPRDLALVMNENILVGDVLKTIEKIDKKVEKVELFDIYQGIGVEPGKKSVAISILLRDDSKTLEEKEINDIIDKILAKMKKDYMAELRQ
- a CDS encoding OadG family protein, whose translation is MKIIYGDSPITFGDSLVITVVSMLTVFLVLILISFILSLLKYLPSEKKVTENKKVTVKPLADAFSVSSENSASEGKKIGPEDIKDEKMLAAVAAAVIDAAGEIDNAYIKVQSIREVNQ